The window TGGGCGGTCGGCGCTTCGATGGCGAGCGGATGCAGTGCGCGTGCTTCGGTGAGGATCGCTTGCCCAAGCGCCAGCGGCGTGGTCGCCTCATGCCCGGCGTAATGATAGGTGCCCCACAGCGGTGCCGCACAATCGAGTTGCTTGAGCACCGAAATGATCACCCGCGCCGCGTCATCGACCGGTGTCGGGTTGCCCCGGCGGTCATCGGCCATCAGCAATTCTTCAGGTTGTTCGGCGCGACCGAGGAAACGCCCGAGGGTGCCGTCGGGGCTGTCATCGAGCAGCCAGCCGAAGCGCAGCAGCACGTGTTGCGGGCAAGTGGCGCGCACGCTTTGTTCGATCCGCCACAAGGCCTGACCGCGCAGGCCCAGCGGCACCGGTTCGTCTTTTTCGCTGTAGGCGGTCGCCCGAGAGCCATCGAACACGCGATAGCTCGACGGTTGCAGCAGCACGATGTTGTGATGCTGGCACAGTTCGGCCAGACGCTCGATCGCCCGCTCCTGCCCGGCCAGACGCTGCTCGCTGACCGTCTCCGCCTGGAACCAGTCGAAGTAGTAGGCGAGATTGATCAGCGCGTCCGGGCGGGTGTCGTCGAGCAGTTGCGTCAGGCTCGCGGCATCCCAGCCGTCTTGCGGTGGGCGGGGGGCGAGGAAGCCGATGTCTTCCTCCGCACCGAGGCGAATCAGCGCCTGCCCAAGGGCATTTCCGCCGCCCAGTAACATAAGGCGCA is drawn from Pseudomonas sp. 31-12 and contains these coding sequences:
- a CDS encoding sugar nucleotide-binding protein; its protein translation is MRMRLMLLGGGNALGQALIRLGAEEDIGFLAPRPPQDGWDAASLTQLLDDTRPDALINLAYYFDWFQAETVSEQRLAGQERAIERLAELCQHHNIVLLQPSSYRVFDGSRATAYSEKDEPVPLGLRGQALWRIEQSVRATCPQHVLLRFGWLLDDSPDGTLGRFLGRAEQPEELLMADDRRGNPTPVDDAARVIISVLKQLDCAAPLWGTYHYAGHEATTPLALGQAILTEARALHPLAIEAPTAQAHAARPDAAEEPQHAVLACKKILHTFGIKPRAWRAALPGLLDRFYRHG